A genome region from Plasmodium vivax chromosome 11, whole genome shotgun sequence includes the following:
- a CDS encoding hypothetical protein, conserved (encoded by transcript PVX_113795A) codes for MKLFALLSAVLSLYFAAAQTGVVYDENQTNVQFHVTLWIVLTLITAFILGTYATFQIANTKDSLLYSKINTSSNPK; via the exons ATGAAGCTTTTTGCCCTCTTAAGCGCTGTGCTCAGCCTGTACTTTGCGGCAGCACAG ACGGGCGTAGTGTACGATGAGAACCAGACGAACGTTCAGTTCCATGTGACCTTGTG GATCGTACTGACGCTCATCACGGCCTTTATCCTGGGGACCTACGCCACCTTCCAAATCGCCAAC acgAAGGACTCGCTGCTGTACTCCAAAATCAACACCTCGAGCAATCCGaagtga
- a CDS encoding hypothetical protein, conserved (encoded by transcript PVX_113800A), producing MDGPEMKGPARILVNDKEVNHEGGLRKVKNWLKGLAKNVLAQEDPEDAFPSNNKALRNTFWVSQLNVALIGEDGLTPAKEHVEQVVQELRGEGVWAKFRSFHSLFWFLPASDLVLTALPVAGMLLSLAALLLNRINLLTVVPIYLALQSIYSVGNIWYGYAFELELLELVFLTLLLVPLCGNHLKSRYSTTPFVRYVWRFFIFKVLLGSSLIRFRNSHLWGHLEGRYYLYETQPFPSIVGYFLHGSQTMSKLDNLFCILTECVFSFFILFPVRSFRLIGGSLILLYCLLNFLTGNSYLFYVLLLAPLMFCFDDEVLLPFVLKGRRNEVLSVVREKAAQLARSRGYFRSFDIFFCTGLSVDEVNKMRDAYFRIDAGGGGGLFNGGSNTRGGSPQAEREHLLGRGTPSRETNFHAEEATPIGGIKTDVLNALHWAFSKKGPQYILENYNISRELIIHVLCTCIMTSYNSCVHIAYSTRGSILLFFVYLSCFLLYMVYLFFFTTSVVSRLASQLGLLLSVALIYTNGIFVSGFSDAYVSALFSLHLFFLLSLSLFYVKNDRFVVKFLCQYFYFILFASFFCFFVQNVLSPLQVMNEEYGSFQLMSVYGSFGSINQVRREIIIRGSRSTDGSSRTNSLETLPIVGTPPPGWDDYQFNCKPDSVQKPLCSQFRLLYGFLPVLYVDRLDLQFNQLSYSDDETILHTPWFRKFLKKLAANDEAVLSLLYRTPSFVTPSGGKNPAEFAPIHLTVSSDVYTFSTQGEKNAWWEVLSSRVILEQQGRLSPNRGANKIGKHPGGGRPGEHSTLLHVGGPTVIQHRNRAASRDASRDASRGGHYFSKEGDPSEGELEEAGAANEANGAGATGRESLRGKIRTQERNRYTQKKRKFFRQKKLQELRAEGGERDSEEEAQTMEGIANTGRGGEGEPYHQLEGAVDVAGGMATEAHDEETDGENLFSAAKKMEAAREGATGEEAQKREDKMGGGGIEKGSPNGVLPSVIPPNGVLPSVIPPNGALSLHGAIQKEMDEAIRNSYKQYGLLNDFSQKITKLGFVNRDQGRSRYGEIRQLLAGRRG from the exons ATGGACGGCCCTGAGATGAAGGGACCCGCGCGGATCCTGGTCAACGACAAGGAGGTTAACCACGAGGGGGGCCTCCGCAAGGTGAAGAACTGGTTGAAGGGGCTAGCCAAAAATGTGCTCGCACAGGAGGACCCGGAGGACGCCTTTCCCTCCAACAACAAGGCTCTGCGGAACACCTTCTGGGTGTCTCAGCTG AACGTGGCCCTGATCGGGGAGGACGGGCTGACCCCGGCGAAGGAGCACGTGGAGCAGGTGGTGCAAGAGCTGCGCGGCGAAGGCGTCTGGGCGAAGTTTCGGAGCTTCCACTCGCTGTTCTGGTTCCTCCCGGCGAGCGATTTGGTGCTCACGGCGTTGCCGGTCGCAG gcatGCTGCTCTCCCTGGCGGCCCTGCTGCTGAACCGAATTAACCTCCTAACGGTGGTGCCAATCTACCTGGCGCTGCAGTCCATTTACAGCGTGGGGAACATTTGGTACGGCTACGCCTTCGAACTGGAGTTGCTAGAATTGGTCTTTTTGACTCTCCTCTTGGTGCCCCTCTGCGGGAACCACCTCAAGAGCAGGTATTCCACCACGCCCTTTGTGAGATACGTCTGgcgcttcttcatcttcaagGTGTTATTAGGGTCAAGCTTAATCCGTTTCAGGAACAGCCATTTGTGGGGTCACTTGGAGGGAAGATACTACCTATACGAGACGCAGCCGTTTCCGTCGATCGTGGGATACTTCCTGCATGGTAGTCAGACGATGAGCAAACTAGATAATCTGTTTTGCATCCTAACCGAGTGcgtcttctccttttttattcttttccctGTGAGATCCTTTCGGCTGATAGGTGGGTCGTTGATATTGCTCTACTGCCTTTTGAACTTCCTCACCGGTAATTCCTACCTCTTCTACGTGTTGCTGTTGGCTCCGCTCATGTTTTGCTTTGACGATGAGGTGTTGCTTCCTTTTGTTTTGAAGGGGAGGAGGAATGAGGTGCTCTCTGTGGTGAGGGAGAAGGCCGCGCAGCTGGCTAGAAGCAGGGGGTACTTCCGAAGCTTTGACATCTTCTTCTGCACGGGATTGAGTGTGGACGAGGTGAACAAGATGAGGGACGCCTATTTTAGGATagacgcgggggggggaggcggcctCTTCAATGGAGGAAGCAACACACGGGGGGGGTCACCCCAAGCTGAGAGGGAGCACCTCCTCGGCAGGGGAACTCCCAGCCGCGAAACGAATTTCCACGCAGAGGAAGCAACCCCAATTGGGGGCATCAAAACGGACGTGCTCAACGCGCTCCACTGGGCATTCTCCAAAAAGGGGCCACAATATATAttagaaaattataacatcTCGAGGGAGCTCATCATCCACGTGTTGTGCACCTGCATCATGACCTCCTATAACAGCTGTGTGCACATTGCGTATTCCACGCGGGGgtccattttgctcttttttgtgtatcTCTCGTGTTTCCTCCTCTACATggtttatcttttttttttcacaacaaGTGTTGTCTCTCGTTTGGCTAGCCAGCTGGGACTGCTCCTGAGCGTCGCCCTCATCTACACGAATGGCATCTTCGTTAGTGGCTTCTCCGACGCGTATGTCTCTGCCCTCTTCTcccttcaccttttttttttactctcccTGTCCCTTTTCTACGTGAAAAATGACCGGTTCgttgttaaatttttgtgCCAGTATTTCTACTTCATCCTGTTCGcctccttcttctgcttcttcgtGCAAAACGTTTTGTCTCCGCTGCAGGTGATGAATGAGGAGTACGGCAGCTTCCAGCTGATGAGCGTTTACGGGTCCTTCGGGAGCATTAATCAAGTCAGGCGGGAGATCATCATCAGGGGGAGTCGCTCAACTGATGGGTCTTCTAGGACAAACTCCTTGGAAACACTCCCCATCGTGGGAACGCCCCCCCCCGGGTGGGACGACTACCAATTTAACTGCAAACCGGACAGCGTACAGAAGCCGCTGTGCAGCCAGTTTCGGCTCCTTTATGGCTTCCTCCCCGTGCTGTATGTAGACAGATTAGATTTGCAATTCAACCAGCTAAGTTACAGTGATGATGAGACCATCTTGCACACTCCATGGTTTAGGAAGTTCCTAAAGAAGCTCGCTGCCAATGATGAAGCTGTCCTATCGCTTCTGTATAGGACCCCCTCCTTTGTAACCCCCTctggggggaagaacccaGCGGAGTTCGCTCCCATCCATTTGACCGTCTCCAGTGACGTCTACACGTTTTCTAcacagggggagaagaacgCCTGGTGGGAGGTCCTCTCCTCCAGGGTCATCCTTGAGCAGCAGGGCCGCCTCTCCCCAAACAGGGGGGCtaacaaaattgggaaacACCCTGGGGGGGGCCGTCCAGGTGAACATAGCACCCTCCTGCATGTAGGCGGCCCTACCGTCATTCAGCATAGGAACAGGGCCGCATCCCGAGACGCATCACGAGACGCATCCCGAGGTGGCCACTATTTCTCCAAAGAGGGAGACCCTTCAGAGGGGGAGCTCGAAGAGGCAGGGGCGGCAAACGAGGCAAACGGGGCAGGAGCCACCGGGAGGGAGTCACTCCGCGGGAAGATCCGCACGCAGGAAAGGAACAGATACACtcagaagaagaggaaattctttaggcaaaaaaaactgcaGGAGTTGAgagcagaggggggggagagggacTCAGAGGAGGAGGCGCAGACGATGGAGGGGATTGCCAACACGGGAAGGGGAGGCGAAGGGGAGCCATATCATCAGTTGGAGGGCGCGGTAGACGTGGCGGGCGGCATGGCAACCGAGGCGCACGACGAAGAGACCGACGGGGAAAACCTCTTTTCCGCTGCGAAGAAGATGGAGGCTGCGCGGGAGGGGGCAACTGGAGAggaagcacaaaaaagggaagacaaGATGGGGGGCGGGGGGATAGAGAAAGGAAGTCCCAATGGGGTTCTTCCCAGTGTGATACCTCCCAACGGGGTTCTCCCCAGTGTGATACCCCCCAACGGGGCACTCTCCCTCCACGGAGCGATCCAAAAGGAGATGGATGAGGCCATCCGAAACTCCTACAAGCAGTATGGGCTGCTCAACGACttttcccaaaaaattacaaagctGGGGTTTGTCAACCGGGACCAGGGGAGGAGTCGGTACGGCGAGATTAGGCAGTTGCTGGCCGGCCGTCGGGGGTGA